From Candidatus Manganitrophus morganii, the proteins below share one genomic window:
- a CDS encoding c-type cytochrome — protein sequence MSHQKKLFGIWAVVAFTAFFLIQITTAAEPSKKEARPAIPLGLDEESFHVPSDNPMTPEKIALGRLLFFDKRLSGDNSISCATCHMPALAFTDGQPVSAGIRRQLGGRSAPTAINRAFSQIQFWDGRAATLEAQSIGPFTNPIEHGFADYDQMLAKMKKIEGYRKEFKKVFGTDITMDGVAKAIASFQRTLISGNSPADRYDIGGDENAISDSAKRGLVLFRNKARCTKCHSGFNFTDEKFHNLGLGWDSGNVDLGRYMVTNDKSEIGAFKTPTLREIANTAPYMHDGRFGTLAEVVAFYNKGGIKNPFLSELILPLELTAQEEKDLVAFLRTLNGEGWQHVKAPEEFPQ from the coding sequence ATGAGCCATCAAAAGAAATTGTTTGGAATCTGGGCGGTGGTCGCCTTCACCGCTTTTTTCCTCATTCAAATCACCACGGCCGCCGAACCTTCCAAAAAAGAAGCCCGCCCCGCCATTCCGTTGGGACTCGATGAAGAATCGTTCCATGTCCCTTCCGACAATCCGATGACGCCGGAGAAGATCGCGCTGGGACGGCTTCTCTTTTTCGACAAACGCCTCTCGGGAGACAACAGCATCTCCTGCGCCACCTGCCACATGCCGGCGCTCGCCTTCACCGACGGGCAGCCGGTCTCCGCCGGCATCCGACGCCAACTGGGGGGACGGAGCGCCCCGACTGCGATCAACCGCGCTTTCAGCCAGATCCAGTTCTGGGACGGACGGGCGGCGACGCTCGAAGCGCAGTCGATCGGTCCCTTCACCAACCCGATCGAGCACGGTTTCGCCGACTACGACCAGATGCTCGCCAAGATGAAGAAAATCGAGGGCTACCGGAAGGAGTTTAAAAAAGTCTTCGGAACCGATATCACGATGGACGGCGTCGCGAAGGCGATCGCGAGCTTCCAACGGACGCTGATCTCCGGAAACAGCCCCGCCGACCGGTACGATATCGGCGGGGATGAAAACGCCATCTCCGATTCGGCCAAGCGGGGGCTGGTCCTCTTTCGGAATAAAGCGCGCTGCACCAAATGCCACTCCGGCTTCAACTTCACCGACGAGAAATTCCACAATCTCGGCCTCGGCTGGGACAGCGGGAATGTCGACCTCGGCCGGTACATGGTGACCAACGACAAGAGCGAGATCGGGGCGTTCAAAACCCCGACGTTGAGAGAGATCGCAAACACCGCGCCGTATATGCACGACGGCCGGTTTGGTACTTTGGCAGAGGTGGTCGCCTTCTACAACAAAGGGGGAATCAAAAATCCGTTCCTGAGCGAGCTGATCCTTCCGCTCGAGTTGACCGCGCAGGAGGAGAAGGACCTGGTCGCCTTCTTGAGAACGCTCAACGGAGAAGGGTGGCAACATGTGAAGGCGCCGGAGGAGTTTCCGCAGTAG
- a CDS encoding DsrE family protein, with amino-acid sequence MKKILVLVQDGPFNTLRSSEGFRMTMGLSLADNEVSLLLMGDGVFNLLPLKAEMIGQPSIQTYLEYFPKVRVRLYAEAGALADRGVQSLPEGVKRISYQEAFQLVSAAEVVIPFR; translated from the coding sequence ATGAAGAAGATCCTCGTCCTCGTTCAAGACGGCCCGTTCAACACCCTTCGAAGCAGCGAGGGGTTTCGGATGACGATGGGTCTTTCGCTCGCCGACAATGAAGTGTCGCTTCTGTTGATGGGAGACGGCGTCTTCAATCTGCTGCCGCTGAAAGCGGAGATGATCGGACAGCCGTCGATCCAAACCTATCTTGAATACTTCCCGAAGGTCCGCGTTCGGCTCTATGCCGAAGCGGGGGCGCTGGCCGATCGCGGGGTGCAATCACTTCCGGAAGGGGTAAAACGGATCTCGTATCAAGAGGCCTTTCAACTCGTCTCAGCCGCCGAGGTGGTGATTCCGTTTCGATGA
- a CDS encoding DsrE family protein produces the protein MENHPIDKRQLAIGFLMTTSPEHQNRHTVFRLIEELLAAGHRVSLFLMDDGIYHIVRIDLPNSPSAHLEKLMKEGLAVSLCTQSAEGRGIFEADAVSGIGWLSQHALSRIVAGSDRFLAFGA, from the coding sequence ATGGAAAATCATCCCATCGATAAACGGCAACTGGCCATTGGGTTTTTGATGACGACCAGCCCGGAACATCAGAACCGTCATACTGTTTTCCGGCTGATCGAGGAATTGCTTGCCGCGGGACACCGGGTCTCCCTTTTTCTGATGGATGATGGGATTTATCACATCGTCCGGATCGACCTGCCGAACAGCCCCTCCGCGCATCTTGAAAAGCTGATGAAGGAGGGATTGGCCGTCTCCCTCTGCACACAGTCTGCGGAGGGGCGGGGGATCTTCGAGGCCGATGCGGTCTCCGGGATCGGCTGGCTTTCGCAGCATGCGCTCTCCCGGATCGTCGCCGGGTCGGATCGATTCCTCGCCTTCGGAGCCTGA